A genomic region of Deltaproteobacteria bacterium contains the following coding sequences:
- a CDS encoding AAA family ATPase, with translation MHLKSVTLHPSKYPTKDHYPFNVPVFQQTKSIAFNTPVTLFVGENGSGKSTLLQAISHVCGIHIWRESERSRFNHNPYENKFSDYLTIEWTDGKVPGSFFGSDIFHHFTQILDEWAVADPGQLTYFGGRSLMTQSHGESLMSFFRSRYQIKGLYLLDEPETALSPRSQIALLELLMTSGAGRAQFIIATHSPILLACPHAAIYSFDYSPIKQVQYEETEHYRIYRDFLERRANYLKQSQ, from the coding sequence ATGCATCTGAAGAGTGTGACCCTTCATCCGTCAAAATACCCGACAAAGGATCATTATCCTTTTAACGTACCTGTTTTTCAACAAACAAAAAGCATAGCCTTTAATACTCCTGTTACATTATTCGTCGGTGAAAACGGTTCGGGCAAATCAACCTTATTACAGGCGATATCTCATGTATGTGGAATTCACATATGGCGGGAATCCGAAAGAAGCCGTTTCAATCATAACCCATATGAAAATAAGTTCAGCGATTACCTTACAATTGAATGGACAGACGGCAAGGTTCCGGGATCTTTCTTTGGCTCAGACATTTTCCATCACTTTACACAGATCCTGGACGAATGGGCAGTAGCAGATCCCGGTCAGCTTACCTATTTTGGCGGTAGATCATTGATGACCCAATCTCATGGCGAATCTCTCATGTCTTTTTTCAGATCCCGCTATCAGATTAAAGGGCTCTATCTGTTGGACGAACCGGAAACAGCTCTATCGCCGCGGAGCCAGATTGCGTTACTCGAATTATTAATGACGAGCGGTGCAGGTCGTGCCCAATTTATTATTGCAACCCACTCTCCAATACTTCTGGCATGTCCTCATGCAGCAATCTATAGTTTCGATTACAGCCCGATAAAACAGGTGCAGTACGAAGAGACAGAGCACTACCGGATATACAGGGACTTCCTGGAGAGGAGGGCAAACTATTTAAAACAATCACAATAG
- a CDS encoding biotin/lipoyl-binding protein: protein MFKKILIANRGEIAVRIARTCKRMNIKTVAVYSQVGSRSLHVREADEAAFLGGSRPEESYLAKEKIIDAALSHGCQAIHPGYGFLSENAEFVDMVTKAGLVFIGPTASAIATLGDKMTAKTFAEKLGIPIKSGPKGCLSSFTEAVTIAQQIGFPLMLRPARAGGGRGIRVVESKADLRPAVDACQNEARKAFGNDDFFMERFIKRIRHIEIQIIADNYCNVIHLGERECSIQRRYQKIIEESPSTAVDDALRERMGEMACNLAREAGYTNAGTVEFILDDLDKSVYFLEMNTRLQVEHPVTEMVTRLDLVELQLRVAAGEKLPFRQKDVIRIGWAIEARICAEDPSRNFLPVTGMITRYATARIRNVRIDSSIEAGSFVSTHYDSLLAKVIGWGETRKEAIESLVQALNAYHIEGLITNVDFVNAVLNHPSFIAGDLSTDFIDEHFDHGQMKLPPPEEWLHFMAIAATIIFHNRQSLVHESLKPMMAKVGAPHQSKNQVSYMVKGEDVFFELRLQMNPAPRSWTVMVDGRKYQVVTPEFEFFRRRIKLRIDGKTQFFHTKYKENNIWVAYRGTTRVLGIYSPLEWKLFHHMPKPKKVLPEDVVRCPMPGMVVAILVKKGDRIYRGQDLVSIESMKMEIFVASPGDGRIEKIHVVPGQAVETGDILIKLRIDAATSEEELDIFYG from the coding sequence ATGTTTAAGAAAATTCTCATCGCGAATAGAGGCGAAATAGCGGTACGCATTGCCAGGACCTGCAAACGGATGAACATCAAAACGGTGGCGGTGTATTCACAGGTTGGCTCCCGTTCTCTCCACGTCAGAGAAGCCGATGAAGCCGCCTTCCTGGGAGGCTCCCGGCCGGAGGAATCGTATCTGGCAAAGGAAAAAATTATTGACGCCGCCCTTTCCCACGGCTGTCAGGCCATCCATCCCGGATACGGTTTTCTGTCGGAGAATGCGGAATTTGTTGATATGGTCACCAAAGCAGGCCTCGTATTTATCGGTCCTACTGCATCAGCCATCGCGACACTGGGTGATAAAATGACCGCCAAGACGTTTGCCGAAAAGCTGGGTATCCCCATCAAGTCCGGACCCAAGGGATGTCTTTCCTCATTCACAGAGGCGGTAACGATAGCACAGCAGATCGGATTCCCTTTGATGTTGAGGCCGGCGCGCGCCGGAGGAGGAAGAGGGATACGGGTGGTGGAAAGCAAAGCGGATTTGCGCCCTGCAGTGGACGCCTGTCAGAACGAGGCACGAAAAGCCTTTGGAAACGACGACTTTTTTATGGAGCGCTTCATTAAGAGGATACGTCATATTGAAATACAGATCATCGCCGATAACTATTGTAATGTCATTCATCTGGGGGAGAGAGAATGCTCCATCCAGAGGCGGTATCAAAAAATCATTGAGGAGAGCCCTTCGACGGCTGTAGATGACGCCCTGCGCGAGCGCATGGGAGAGATGGCGTGCAATCTTGCCCGGGAGGCAGGTTATACGAACGCGGGAACTGTTGAATTTATTCTGGACGATTTGGACAAGAGCGTCTATTTCCTGGAAATGAATACGCGCCTTCAGGTGGAACACCCCGTGACCGAAATGGTCACTCGACTGGATCTTGTGGAACTCCAGCTCCGAGTCGCTGCGGGAGAGAAGCTTCCCTTCCGTCAAAAAGATGTCATCAGAATCGGATGGGCTATCGAAGCGCGGATCTGCGCGGAGGACCCTTCCCGGAATTTTCTGCCTGTCACCGGCATGATAACGCGTTACGCGACAGCTCGAATAAGAAACGTCCGAATTGACAGCAGCATAGAGGCCGGAAGTTTTGTCAGCACTCATTACGATTCACTGCTGGCCAAGGTAATCGGATGGGGTGAAACAAGGAAGGAGGCGATTGAATCGCTCGTCCAGGCGCTGAATGCATATCACATCGAGGGATTGATCACGAATGTTGATTTTGTGAATGCCGTACTGAATCACCCATCATTTATCGCAGGCGACCTCTCGACGGATTTCATTGATGAGCACTTTGATCATGGCCAAATGAAGCTGCCTCCTCCCGAAGAGTGGCTTCACTTCATGGCAATAGCTGCAACAATCATCTTCCACAATCGGCAATCTCTCGTCCATGAATCCCTGAAACCGATGATGGCGAAAGTGGGCGCTCCACATCAGTCAAAAAACCAGGTCTCTTATATGGTGAAAGGAGAGGATGTTTTTTTTGAATTGCGCCTTCAGATGAATCCGGCGCCTCGCAGCTGGACCGTAATGGTAGATGGACGTAAATACCAGGTTGTCACTCCTGAATTTGAGTTTTTCCGGCGTAGGATTAAACTCAGGATCGATGGGAAAACCCAATTCTTCCATACTAAATATAAAGAAAATAACATATGGGTAGCCTACCGTGGCACAACTCGTGTTTTAGGAATCTATAGTCCCCTGGAATGGAAACTTTTTCACCACATGCCGAAGCCGAAAAAGGTACTTCCTGAGGATGTTGTTCGCTGCCCCATGCCGGGAATGGTTGTCGCTATCCTGGTAAAGAAGGGCGACCGTATCTATCGAGGTCAGGATCTCGTGAGCATAGAATCCATGAAGATGGAGATCTTCGTTGCATCTCCCGGTGACGGGCGGATAGAAAAGATCCATGTTGTCCCCGGTCAGGCTGTTGAAACCGGAGATATTCTTATCAAGCTACGAATTGATGCTGCGACCTCCGAAGAGGAGTTGGATATCTTCTATGGATAG
- a CDS encoding tetratricopeptide repeat protein, translating into MKKTIPLFIILLLFTSFSSALAELKTFVKEYTYQASEVDSKVSCRAISLEQVKRLLLDELGTYLESYTEIVNFKLTKDQITALTAGIVQTQVIKEKWNGERYWIQAEIKADPDEVVKAVDSLRKDRQKSKELENANKRAEAALREVEKLRKELELAKKDQIKIARYDEAIKELSAIDWLRKGQSLSNAGDYQGAVSADTKAIQLDPKDALAYVIRGFNYYILGNYQKALEDSNKAIELDPRMAGAYVARGSAYSELDNYQQAIEDSNKAIELEPSNSLAYANRGAAYGKLGNYQQAIEDSNKAIELDPRNSLAYDTRGDIYGKLGNYKQALENFNKAVELVPRISMSYAKRGATYSLLGNYQQAIDDANKAIEIDPRNAWAYVVRGDTHYNRGDMERAISDYKICARLGHVDCQRGLRLKGITW; encoded by the coding sequence ATGAAAAAAACCATACCTTTATTTATTATCTTACTCCTCTTTACATCTTTTTCCTCCGCCCTTGCCGAATTAAAAACGTTTGTTAAGGAATATACCTACCAGGCGAGCGAGGTGGACAGTAAAGTATCCTGCAGGGCAATTTCTTTGGAGCAAGTTAAAAGACTTCTTTTAGATGAATTGGGAACCTACCTTGAAAGCTACACAGAAATCGTAAACTTCAAGTTGACAAAGGATCAGATAACTGCCCTGACAGCCGGCATAGTTCAGACACAGGTTATTAAAGAAAAGTGGAATGGTGAAAGATATTGGATTCAGGCAGAGATCAAAGCCGACCCTGATGAAGTTGTTAAAGCCGTTGATTCGCTTCGTAAAGATAGACAGAAAAGTAAAGAACTTGAGAATGCAAACAAGAGGGCAGAAGCTGCGCTAAGGGAAGTTGAAAAATTAAGAAAGGAACTTGAATTAGCGAAAAAAGATCAGATAAAAATTGCACGATATGATGAAGCAATAAAAGAATTAAGTGCCATAGACTGGCTTCGCAAAGGACAGTCATTGTCAAATGCAGGAGATTATCAAGGGGCTGTATCTGCAGACACAAAAGCTATTCAATTGGATCCCAAAGATGCGTTAGCCTATGTCATTCGTGGATTCAACTATTACATTTTAGGCAATTACCAAAAGGCTCTTGAGGATTCCAATAAGGCTATTGAACTTGACCCAAGAATGGCAGGAGCTTATGTAGCTCGTGGTAGTGCTTATAGCGAGTTAGACAATTACCAGCAGGCTATCGAGGATTCAAACAAGGCTATAGAACTGGAACCAAGCAATTCACTGGCCTATGCTAATCGTGGTGCAGCATATGGCAAGTTAGGCAATTACCAGCAGGCTATCGAGGATTCAAACAAGGCTATAGAACTGGACCCAAGAAATTCGTTGGCCTATGATACTCGTGGCGATATATATGGCAAGTTAGGTAATTATAAGCAGGCTCTTGAGAATTTCAACAAAGCTGTAGAACTCGTCCCAAGAATTTCGATGAGCTATGCCAAGCGTGGTGCTACGTACAGCCTGTTAGGTAATTACCAGCAGGCTATTGATGATGCAAACAAGGCTATAGAAATTGACCCAAGAAATGCATGGGCCTATGTCGTTCGTGGTGATACTCATTATAATCGAGGCGATATGGAGCGAGCAATTAGTGACTATAAAATTTGTGCAAGGTTAGGACATGTAGATTGTCAAAGGGGATTAAGGTTAAAAGGAATTACCTGGTAA
- a CDS encoding type II toxin-antitoxin system RelE/ParE family toxin, whose translation MKIRFLELAERELDDAVAWYDSQSYGLGTEFLDEVDQVIRRVATWPLSGMELGPGIRRCLVKRFPYGIIYGIDSDIIIILAVAHLHREPRYWLDRTI comes from the coding sequence ATGAAAATCCGCTTTCTGGAGCTTGCTGAGCGGGAATTGGATGATGCTGTTGCCTGGTATGATAGCCAGAGTTATGGCCTTGGCACGGAATTCCTTGATGAAGTGGATCAGGTGATCCGGCGTGTAGCAACATGGCCTCTCTCCGGTATGGAACTTGGGCCTGGAATTCGCCGATGTCTGGTAAAACGCTTTCCCTATGGAATCATTTACGGAATTGATTCCGACATAATCATCATTTTAGCTGTGGCCCATCTGCATCGTGAACCACGTTACTGGTTGGATAGAACCATATAG
- a CDS encoding addiction module protein, which produces MSTVPEELVTKIQELPDTEKLKLVDLILTQLDKPDPELDKIWAVEAAKRWAAYKEGRLKSIPYSEVMERYRGR; this is translated from the coding sequence ATGTCAACAGTTCCTGAAGAATTGGTTACAAAGATTCAAGAACTGCCCGACACTGAAAAGCTGAAGCTTGTTGATCTCATCCTGACACAGTTAGATAAGCCGGATCCCGAATTGGATAAGATATGGGCAGTGGAGGCTGCGAAAAGGTGGGCAGCTTATAAAGAGGGGCGATTAAAATCCATTCCCTACAGTGAAGTGATGGAAAGGTATCGCGGTCGATGA
- a CDS encoding acyl-CoA carboxylase subunit beta, translating to MRNETLKGGGVKLIEDQHRRGKLTARERIELLLDEGSFEEFDLLKTGRGGAFGKEQTYPGDGVVTGHGTIDGREVFMFSQDFTVRGGSLGEAHSQKISKVMDHAVRVGAPIIGLNDSGGARIQEGVDALASYGDIFKRNALASGIIPQISCIMGPCAGGAVYSPALTDFIFMVEDTSYMYVTGPNVVETVTHMAISHEDLGGARVHGEKSGLAHFVLPNDIMCLREVRRLINYLPSNNKQRSPILDLSDPAGRTDPALDYLVPENPNQSYDMKVCINSILDGAEFLEVQSQYAKNIICGFGRMGGQTIGLVANQPSVLAGVLDNNASNKAARFVRFCDVFNIPLICLVDVPGFMPGPEQEQGGIIRHGAKLLYAFIEATVPRITVIVRKAYGGAYIVMNSKQIGCDINYAWPTAEIAVMGPKGAAEVIFRKEIQSSPDPAAALTARTEEYRKTYVNPFLAAKRGYIDDVIFPRDTRYRIIRSLQFLEGKKRERPERLHGNIPL from the coding sequence ATGAGAAATGAGACCCTGAAGGGGGGAGGCGTCAAGCTGATCGAAGATCAGCACCGCAGGGGGAAGCTGACTGCGCGGGAACGCATAGAACTGCTCCTGGATGAGGGGTCATTTGAGGAATTTGACCTCCTGAAAACGGGGAGGGGAGGCGCCTTCGGGAAGGAACAGACGTATCCCGGGGACGGTGTCGTGACGGGACATGGCACGATCGACGGCCGGGAAGTATTCATGTTCAGCCAGGATTTTACCGTCCGCGGCGGGTCATTGGGTGAAGCACACTCCCAGAAAATCAGCAAGGTAATGGATCACGCCGTGCGGGTGGGGGCTCCCATCATTGGGCTTAACGACTCCGGCGGCGCGCGAATTCAGGAAGGAGTGGATGCCCTGGCTTCCTACGGGGATATTTTTAAGAGAAACGCGCTGGCCAGCGGCATCATTCCACAGATATCCTGCATCATGGGGCCCTGTGCGGGTGGCGCCGTATACAGCCCGGCCCTCACCGATTTCATCTTCATGGTCGAGGATACGTCATACATGTACGTGACAGGTCCAAACGTCGTGGAAACCGTTACCCATATGGCTATTTCTCATGAAGATCTTGGAGGCGCAAGGGTTCACGGAGAAAAGAGCGGACTTGCTCATTTTGTGCTGCCCAACGACATCATGTGCCTGCGGGAAGTGAGGCGATTGATCAACTATCTCCCTTCCAATAATAAACAGAGGTCGCCGATTCTCGACCTCAGCGATCCGGCGGGACGGACAGACCCGGCACTGGATTATCTTGTGCCTGAAAATCCCAACCAGAGTTATGATATGAAGGTGTGCATTAACAGTATCCTTGACGGGGCAGAGTTTTTAGAAGTTCAGTCTCAGTATGCGAAGAATATCATTTGCGGATTCGGACGCATGGGAGGTCAGACAATCGGGCTTGTGGCAAATCAGCCCTCCGTCCTGGCGGGGGTGCTGGATAACAACGCATCAAACAAGGCGGCGCGATTCGTCCGGTTCTGCGATGTCTTTAACATTCCTTTGATATGCCTTGTGGATGTACCCGGTTTTATGCCGGGGCCGGAACAAGAGCAGGGAGGAATCATCCGCCACGGCGCCAAGCTTCTCTATGCCTTTATTGAAGCCACTGTGCCGCGTATCACCGTCATCGTCCGCAAAGCCTATGGAGGCGCCTACATTGTCATGAACTCCAAACAGATCGGCTGTGACATCAATTACGCCTGGCCTACGGCGGAGATTGCCGTGATGGGCCCGAAAGGCGCTGCGGAGGTGATTTTCCGGAAAGAGATCCAATCCTCACCCGATCCGGCGGCGGCCCTCACTGCGCGAACGGAAGAATATCGGAAAACATACGTTAATCCCTTCCTGGCCGCAAAGAGGGGATACATCGATGATGTCATTTTTCCGAGAGACACTCGATACCGGATAATCCGGTCTCTCCAGTTCCTCGAGGGGAAAAAAAGAGAGAGGCCGGAACGACTCCATGGAAATATTCCTCTTTAA